A window of Candidatus Nealsonbacteria bacterium genomic DNA:
TTTGGTGAACTCTTGAATGTCCAATCCTTGCTCTATTTTTTCCTGTAGAAACTGGAGGGCCCGGGGGGGTTGTTTCTTTGAGATGAAATCTAAAAATTGGCTGATTAAAGCAATATCAACAATACCCAAAAGCTCTTTAATGTCGTTTTTTTTAATTTCTTTTGTTTGACCAGAGAAAGTAATTAACTGATCCAGCAAACTTTCTGCGTCTCTTAAAGAACCTCCTGAATTTAAAGCAATTATTTCCAATGCTTCTTTTTCAATCTTCACGTTTTCTTTTTTAGAAATTATTTCTAATCTTTTCAATATCTCCGGCAAGGTTAATCTTCTAAAGTCAAATCTTTGACAACGAGAAAGAATCGTTGGAATCATTTTATGGATTTCGGTTGTTGCCAGAATAAAAATAACATGACCCGGAGGTTCTTCTAATGTTTTCAAAAGAGCGTTAGCTGCATCCTTTGTAATCTGATGACTTTCATCAATTATATATACCTTATATTTTGCTTTTGCCGGGACAAATCGTGTACTTTCTCTTAATTCTCTTATCTCATCAATTCCCCGGTGGGAGGCCGCATCAACTTCGATTAAATCAATTAATTTTCCTTGATTAATTTCTGAACAGGTTGAACATTGATTACAAGGCTCAAAGTTCCCGCCTCCATCATGGCGGGCAGGCTTCCTATTCTCGCAATTAATCGCTTTGGCAAAAAGTCTCGCCATGGTGGTCTTTCCACTGCCGCGGGGACCGGAAAATAAATAAGCATGGGATATCATCCCAGCAGAAATAGCATTAGTTAAGGTTTGAACAATATGTTCCTGGCCAATAATGTCAGAAAAGCTTTTTGGCCTGTATTTGCGATAAAGAACCAAACCCATATTATTTAAAAACGATAAATTTGTAACCGAGGAAATTCCAGGCCATACCAAAGAAAGCAGCCGTTATTGCGCCAATATTCAGCCAAATCTTTTCTGATAAACCGAATTGCGGGCCTATTACAATCACAACCAAAGAAGCTACTCCAACATTTATCCCAAACCCTATTAAGCTAACAATAAAAAACTGGGTAAATTCTTTCTTTGGTTCAGTTGATTCTTTTTTTCTAAAAGTCCAAAATTTATTCCAAAAATAACTATTAGTTACAGCAACAATGAAAGAAATCCCTTTTAAAACACTAAAACCAAAACCTGTGGTAATTCCTAATATTAAGCTCAAAACATTTAGAACTCCTAAATCTACAAGAGTATTCAGAATGCCCACCAAAGCGAATTTTGCTGCCTGCCATAAAATGAGAAATTTCTTGCCGATTAAAGAAGCTATCCAAAGCCCGAATAACGTCAAGATTGGCAGAATAATTATTAAAGACCAGAAAAAAGGTATTTCCAAGCGAATGTTTTTGAAGATAACCAAAGCCAATAAGGCCGATGCCTCACCGATAATTAAAGCTGCTAAAATATCAATTTTCTTCATGTTCAATTATTTTATCACGAATTTCCAAAAAAATCAAAGCATGATAAAATAGATTAATATGCTGAAATTCTATAATACCCTATCTCGAAAAAAAGAGGCTTTTAAACCAAGTGGATCGCTTCAAATAGGAATGTACATTTGTGGTCCTACGGTCTATGGTCCCGGACACATTGGCCATGCTAGGACTTATATTGCCTTTGATGTGATTAGAAGATATTTGGAGCATAAGGGATATAAAGTGAAATTCATAATGAATATTACTGATGTTCACGATGATGTAATAAAAGAATCGAAAAGATTAAAAGTCCCCTTTTTAAATTTATCTGAAGAATATACAAAATTATTTTTGAAAGATATGCGCCTTCTCGGGATCAAAGAAGCAAATCATTATCCCAGAGTAACAAAACATATTAAAGAAATAATTAAATTCATTACAAAGCTTATCGAGAAAGGGTGCGCTTATAAAGAGAAAAATTCTGTTTATTTCGATGTTTCAAAATTCAAAGATTATGGCAAACTTTCGGGGATTAAATTGAAGAAAACTTTGGCAGGAACCAGGGTAGAAACCGATAAATATGAGAGGGAAGAAGCTTCGGACTTTGCCCTTTGGAAAGCATCATCCTCTAAAGAACCAGGCTGGTCAAGTCCCTGGGGAAAAGGCCGGCCAGGCTGGCATATTGAGTGTTCTGTAATGTCTCAGAAATATTTAGGAAGACAGATTGATATTCACGGGGGAGCTAAAGACTTAATTTTCCCTCACCATGAAAACGAAATTGCCCAATCAGAGTCTTTAATTTCAAAAAAACCTTTTGTTAAATATTGGCTGCATTCTGGTTTATTGACTATCAAGGGTCAAAAAATGGCAAAATCTCTGAAAAATTACATTACTATTGAAAAAGCTCTCGAAAATTGGCCCACTAGAGTTCTTCGCCTATTTATAATTAGCAGCCATTATCGATCTCCCCAGGACTTTAATGAAAAGGCATTGAGGCAGGCCCAAAAAGGGATAGAAAGAATTGATGAATTTTTAGACAAACTAAAGAGATTAAGAGGTAGAAAACGACCGGCTAAAAATTCAGCTTTGCAGGCTCAGAAAGAATTCGAAAAAGCAATGAATGATGATTTTAACACTCCGGTTGCCTTAGCCTCACTTTTCCGCCTCATCACTCAAGGAAACTATCTCCTGGACAAAGAAAGATTAACTTTTGCAGATGCCCAAGATATTTTAAAATTTTTAAGAGAAATAGATAAAATTTTCGACTTTATCTTTTGGAAGGAATCTAAAAAAGAAAAAGTTCCTGAAAATATTTTGATATTAATCAAAGAAAGAGAAAAATATCGGAAAAGAGGAGATTATAAAAAAGCTGACCAGATAAGAAAAAAAATAAAAAAAGAAGGTTATTGGCTTAAAGACACTAAAAAGGGACCAAAAGTTAAAAAACTATAAACTTTAACTTATAAACAATATGAAAGGGCGCCACGCGGGGCGCCTTATTGTTAATTAGTTTCTTCTTTTGTCATTTCTAGGGCCTGGCTGATCAACAAGAATGATTTTTGACCGAGATTTCTGATTGCGGCAATGTTCACTTCATTAAAGTCCATTATCGCTCTTAACTGAGAAAGGGAGTCAATTCCGTTTTGCACTAGTCTGTTGTAGGCTATAACTACAAGTCTTGGAGTAGTTCCGGGGCGGCGTAAAGCCGCTCTCTGAAGGGCATCCCGAAGTCCGCTTCTAGTTCTTGTTCTAGTTCTTGGATCAAGATCTTTTAGTGTAAGACTAAATCTTTTTAAGAAGATTTCCAGTCTCTTCCTTTCCTCTCTTATATCTCTAATTTCCTCTCCTAGTGTTTGAATTGTTGTTTCTAATCCTTCTTTTTTCTCTTCCAGTTCTTTGAATCTTCGGAGATTTTCTGCTTCTTGTTCTGGTGTGGGAAGAAGAAATCTCACGAGAAACCTTGATCTGCTTGGATGACGCAACACCCGAAGAATCCTAGCTTCAACCTGGCGAATTCTTTCGCGAGTTATTTCAAATTCCTTGGCAACTTTGGCCAATCTCCGTGCTTCCCCATCTTCCAGGCCAAATCTAAGATTTAATAATTGGATTTGTTTTTCTTTTGGCCAAGAAGGAAAATCAGGCAGGGTTTCGAAAACCTTCTTCATTCCTTCTTCCAAAGATACTTCCTCTTCTTCTTCGATAATATAAGGGTAACAAATTAGAAAACGGGCATCACGCATCATTCTAAAGATGGCCATCATCAGTCTTTGATAAAACTGATATTTCTCTTCAGCTGAAAATTCGGTCTCTCCCATTATCTCCCCTCCTCTTTTGTTAAATAGCTATTTCCTCTTGATATTAATTTTATACAAGTTATCAAAGAATTTGTCAAAACTTTGACACGGTTTTTAACCTCTGCTATATTAGAAATGTAATGGAACAAAATTCTACCACTAACCTTAAGCTGCCAGATAAGCTCCCTCCTCAAAGCATTGAGGCTGAAAAATGTATTTTGGGCTCTTTAATGCTGGATAATTCAGCCATCCTAAGAGTAGCTGACTTCTTAGAGGCCCGTGATTTCTATCAGGCGGTTCATCAGGGAATTTATCAGGCAATAAACGATCTTTTCGAAAAAAGAGAACCTATTGATTTACTCTCGGTCTCTAACCGCCTTAAAGAAAAAGACCAACTAGAAGTAGTTGGAGGAAATAGCTATCTAACAGAGTTGATCAACTCTGTTCCGACGGCTGCTCATGCTTTGAATTATGCTAAAATAGTCCAGAGAAAAAAACTACTGAGAAACTTAATTGATGCCAGCCATGAGATTGGACTTTTAGGTTTCGACGAGACAGAAGATATAGACGTATTGCTTGATAAAGCCGAAAAAAGAATTTTTAGTGTTGCCCAAAGAAATTTAAGCCAAGATTTTGTGCCAGTAAAAGCTACTTTAGAAGAAGCCTTTGAAAGAATTGATAAATTATCCAAACAAAAAGGAGGAATAAGAGGATTGCCAACTGGTTTTGCTAAGTTGGATAATTTAATCTCTGGTTTTCAAAAATCTGATCTTATTATTTTGGCTTCTAGGCCCACAATGGGAAAATCTGCTATTTCTTTAGACTTTGCCAGACATGCAGCAGTTGATGGAGGAGTACCGGTGGGAATATTTTCTCTGGAAATGGCAAAAGATCAGGTTGTTGATAGGTTGATTGCCGCTCAAGCCAATGTTGATTTGTGGAAATTGAGGACAGGACGGCTCTCCAGCGAAGGAGAAGAAAATGACTTTTCACGAATCCAACAAGCCTTGGGAGTGTTATCTGAAGCTCCAATTTATATTGATGATGCTGCTACTTCAAATATTTTACAGATGAGGGCAATGGCAAGAAGGCTGCAGGCATCTAAGGGTTTAGGATTACTTATTATTGATTATCTTCAGTTAATTGATCCCAGAAATATAGCTGCCAGTCCGGTTCAACAAATGACTGAAATCTCCCGTTCATTGAAAGCTTTAGCCAGAGAACTAAATACCCCCGTTTTGGCTATTTCTCAACTATCTCGAGCGGTGGAGCAAAGGTCTCCCCAAATCCCCAGACTTTCTGATTTACGAGAATCGGGTTCCATTGAGCAGGATGCCGACGTTGTTTTATTTATCTATCGTGAAGATCGCTATCGTTCCGAAACCTTGAAGAAAAATATTGCTGATCTTATTGTGGCTAAACACCGCAATGGCCCCGTTGGTAAGGCTGAACTTTATTTTGACGAAGGAAAAGTAAGTTTCCGAAGTTTGGAAAAAACTTACGAAGAATAATTCGAGCGAGCGTAACGAGCGAGAACCCCGCCCTCTATGCTATATGTATTATGTTTATATCTTGCAAAGAAAAAGAAACAGTCATTTTTATATAGGTTATACTAATAATTTAAAAAAGAGGGTTAAACAACACCAAAGAAAAGATCAATCTCGGTTAATTTATTACGAAGCTTATCTGTCAGAAAAAATAGCAAGGATAAGAGAAAGAAGATTAAAACATTATGGAAGTGCCTGGCGAGCCCTCAGAAAGAGAATTGGTGCTTAGAGGGCGGGGTGTCCATCTAGCCCTTTGGGCTATCTGAACATGTATCCTCCTTTAATTCAAAAGCTTATTAAACAGTTCTCAAAATTTCCTACCGTAGGGCCACGGACAGCTACCCGCTTTGTTTTTTATTTGTTAAGAATGGGAGAAACAGAAGTGGAAGAGTTTGTTTCTTTAATTTCTCAACTTAAAAAAAGGATAAAATCCTGTTCTTTTTGTTTTAATCCTTTTGAGCCCGTCCAAATTTTGCCGGGCAAAATTTCTGCGGATGAAGAAGGAAAAAATCTTTGCCTGATCTGCCGGAATCCTTCCCGAGAAAAATCCCTGCTATGTGTCGTAGAGAAAGAATCCGACTTAGCTTCTTTGGAAAAGATAAAAAAATACAAAGGTCTTTATTTTATTTTAGGCGGAAATATTTCCAGTTTAAGGAAAAAAGACTTTGAAAAATTAAAGATAAATAAACTGATAGAAAGAATAAAAAATCCTGCAGAATTTGGCCTTCGAGACGCTGATTTTCAGGAAATCATTTTAGCTATAAATCCAACCACGGAAGGAGAAGCTACGGCCTTATACCTTGAGAGAAAACTTAAACCTTTAAATAAAAAAATCACCCGGCTTGGCCGGGGGCTACCAGTGGGAGGAGAATTAGAATATGCTGACGAGGAAACGCTTGAGAGCGCTTTAGAAGGGCGAAAATAAAATTAGCCAATAATCATTATTGGCTAAGTACAATCTTGGTTATTTCTACTTCGGTAAAAGGCTGTCTGTGGCCTTTTTTCTTTTTATATCGTTTCTTGGATTTATATTTAAAAATAATTACTTTTTTCCTTTTGCCGTGAGATAAAACTTTCCCGGTCACTTTTGCTCCTTTTATAAATGGAGTGCCAATCTCTATTTTTCTGCCTTTCTCCAATAACAAAACTTCATTGAAAGTGGTTTCTTTTCCTTCTTTAACCTCTAATTTCTCAATTTTGATTTTATCTCCCGGGGAAACAATATATTGCTTACCTCCTGTTTTAATCACTGCTAAGGTCATATTTTTTGTGATACTGCCTGCCCCGTGCAGTAAGCCGTCGAAAACGGATATACCTTTTGGGCTTACTGCCGTTTTAATGACTGCCAGTATGTTCTTATATTATATTAATCTTGTTCTCTTGGTCTATCTAATTGTTTAATCTTTATTTGCGATTTCCCACCCGCAATTTTCACCACGTCTTTATCAATTTTTTCAAATTCTTTACCAGCTTTATTATAGCTACCCACGGTTGTTCCCAGATGATTGCCAAGTCTTTTCATGTATTCGCTATAGGTCGATAAATGTTTGCCCAGTCTCTCCACTTCTTTGATGATTTCCTGAGCCTGCTCGGAAATCTTTTGATTTCTCAGGCCCTGTAAAACAGTTTGTAAATACGCCAGAAAGGATGTCGGAGAAACAACTATAACTTTTTTCTTTCCGGCATAGTGAATTAGATTGTTTGTGTCGTCGGTAACTACTCCTACCTTATTAATAAGTAAATCATAGAAAACGGCCTCTGAGGGAATAAACATAAAAGCAAAATCCATTGTGTTTTCTTCCGGTTTTACGTATTTGGCCGTTTCATCAATCCGAGCCTTAAGGTCACCAATAAAAGACAATTCATATCTTCTCTTGTCTTCGGGATTATGCGATTCCAGTATACGGTTATAATTTTCCAGACTAAACTTTGAATCAATAGGAATAATCCGTTTGTTGGCAAATACTACAGCATCAACTATACTGCCATCCTTAAATGAATATTGCATTTGATAAGAACTTGGCGGTAAAACATTTTTCAGAACAGTCTCCAGGTAATACTCGCCCAAAACACCTCGTTGTTTGGGATTCTTCAGAATATCTTGAAGGTTGCGCAGTTGATCGGCAAAGCTTACAACCTGACGATTGGTTTCGTCTAGCCTTGTTAACTTCTCGGTAACATCCTGAATAATTTTGGTACTTTGGCCGAATTGAGTCTGAATAGCTTTTGTTGATTCGGATAATTTGCTATCTAAAACCTGAGCAATATTATTTAACTGTTGCTGGAGTATTACGAATGATTCTGACTGTTTCTCCGGTTTTTTCCTTGATACCAGAAAAATCACTATCATCAATCCTACAATAACTAAAACTAAAAGGCCAGTTACTATCTCTGTCATTAAATTATTCTATAATAATTTAAAGAAAAAATCAACGAACGATGCTTGAGTTTATGTAAAAAATATTTCGGAGACTAAAAAAATCAAGTAAATCAGAAGTAAAAATAGGGCTTCTTTTCTGGTAATCTTCCGGCCAGTTCGGATAAAGAAGAAGAAGAATATGGCTGAAATTATCAGAAAGAGCCTGGCAATGGCAAATGGGGAGAAATCTGAAATTTCAATGGGGTGGATTAAAGCCACGGTTCCCAAAACAAGAGTGGCTGCAATAATAACAGAACCCATTAAATCCCCTAAAATCATCCGGGTTCGACCCTTCCTGGCAGAAGCTATGGCGAAATAGATTTCAGGCAACGCGTTTCCGGTGCCAACAATCAAAACCCCAATTATTGGTAAAGATAAATTAAAACTGATGGCAAAAAAGCTGGCCGACCTAACAATTCCTTCTGCTCCCAATAATAGCAATATTATACCGATAGCCACTCTCCCAATATCCTTAAAGAAGGTCTTTAGTTCTTTCACAATGGGGAGTTTCTGTCCATCATATACTTTAATAAATCTTTCTTTTTTGGAAAAAAGCCAAAAAACATAAAAGAAAAAGAATCCGATCAATAAGATCCCGTCTACCCTGCCCAATGTCCCATCTAAAATCAAAACAACGGGCAATATGGCAATTAAGATTGTGAATAATGAAGAAACCTGGATTAAATTGCTTGTAGTTGGCAAACCTTTGGTGATTAAAACCACTAAAGCAACAGCCACCGTTAAATCGACTATATTGCCCCCAACCACATCACCAAAGGA
This region includes:
- the dnaX gene encoding DNA polymerase III subunit gamma/tau; the protein is MGLVLYRKYRPKSFSDIIGQEHIVQTLTNAISAGMISHAYLFSGPRGSGKTTMARLFAKAINCENRKPARHDGGGNFEPCNQCSTCSEINQGKLIDLIEVDAASHRGIDEIRELRESTRFVPAKAKYKVYIIDESHQITKDAANALLKTLEEPPGHVIFILATTEIHKMIPTILSRCQRFDFRRLTLPEILKRLEIISKKENVKIEKEALEIIALNSGGSLRDAESLLDQLITFSGQTKEIKKNDIKELLGIVDIALISQFLDFISKKQPPRALQFLQEKIEQGLDIQEFTKQFINYLRQGLILKINPDLSNPIISGLSSEEKSKLQAQIANFKERDIQNILNLFLEAENKIKYSSIPQLPLELAVIDACSVV
- a CDS encoding GtrA family protein, with amino-acid sequence MKKIDILAALIIGEASALLALVIFKNIRLEIPFFWSLIIILPILTLFGLWIASLIGKKFLILWQAAKFALVGILNTLVDLGVLNVLSLILGITTGFGFSVLKGISFIVAVTNSYFWNKFWTFRKKESTEPKKEFTQFFIVSLIGFGINVGVASLVVIVIGPQFGLSEKIWLNIGAITAAFFGMAWNFLGYKFIVFK
- a CDS encoding cysteine--tRNA ligase, which produces MLKFYNTLSRKKEAFKPSGSLQIGMYICGPTVYGPGHIGHARTYIAFDVIRRYLEHKGYKVKFIMNITDVHDDVIKESKRLKVPFLNLSEEYTKLFLKDMRLLGIKEANHYPRVTKHIKEIIKFITKLIEKGCAYKEKNSVYFDVSKFKDYGKLSGIKLKKTLAGTRVETDKYEREEASDFALWKASSSKEPGWSSPWGKGRPGWHIECSVMSQKYLGRQIDIHGGAKDLIFPHHENEIAQSESLISKKPFVKYWLHSGLLTIKGQKMAKSLKNYITIEKALENWPTRVLRLFIISSHYRSPQDFNEKALRQAQKGIERIDEFLDKLKRLRGRKRPAKNSALQAQKEFEKAMNDDFNTPVALASLFRLITQGNYLLDKERLTFADAQDILKFLREIDKIFDFIFWKESKKEKVPENILILIKEREKYRKRGDYKKADQIRKKIKKEGYWLKDTKKGPKVKKL
- the dnaB gene encoding replicative DNA helicase; translated protein: MEQNSTTNLKLPDKLPPQSIEAEKCILGSLMLDNSAILRVADFLEARDFYQAVHQGIYQAINDLFEKREPIDLLSVSNRLKEKDQLEVVGGNSYLTELINSVPTAAHALNYAKIVQRKKLLRNLIDASHEIGLLGFDETEDIDVLLDKAEKRIFSVAQRNLSQDFVPVKATLEEAFERIDKLSKQKGGIRGLPTGFAKLDNLISGFQKSDLIILASRPTMGKSAISLDFARHAAVDGGVPVGIFSLEMAKDQVVDRLIAAQANVDLWKLRTGRLSSEGEENDFSRIQQALGVLSEAPIYIDDAATSNILQMRAMARRLQASKGLGLLIIDYLQLIDPRNIAASPVQQMTEISRSLKALARELNTPVLAISQLSRAVEQRSPQIPRLSDLRESGSIEQDADVVLFIYREDRYRSETLKKNIADLIVAKHRNGPVGKAELYFDEGKVSFRSLEKTYEE
- a CDS encoding GIY-YIG nuclease family protein, with protein sequence MYYVYILQRKRNSHFYIGYTNNLKKRVKQHQRKDQSRLIYYEAYLSEKIARIRERRLKHYGSAWRALRKRIGA
- the recR gene encoding recombination protein RecR, with protein sequence MYPPLIQKLIKQFSKFPTVGPRTATRFVFYLLRMGETEVEEFVSLISQLKKRIKSCSFCFNPFEPVQILPGKISADEEGKNLCLICRNPSREKSLLCVVEKESDLASLEKIKKYKGLYFILGGNISSLRKKDFEKLKINKLIERIKNPAEFGLRDADFQEIILAINPTTEGEATALYLERKLKPLNKKITRLGRGLPVGGELEYADEETLESALEGRK
- the rplU gene encoding 50S ribosomal protein L21 yields the protein MTLAVIKTGGKQYIVSPGDKIKIEKLEVKEGKETTFNEVLLLEKGRKIEIGTPFIKGAKVTGKVLSHGKRKKVIIFKYKSKKRYKKKKGHRQPFTEVEITKIVLSQ
- a CDS encoding DNA recombination protein RmuC; the protein is MTEIVTGLLVLVIVGLMIVIFLVSRKKPEKQSESFVILQQQLNNIAQVLDSKLSESTKAIQTQFGQSTKIIQDVTEKLTRLDETNRQVVSFADQLRNLQDILKNPKQRGVLGEYYLETVLKNVLPPSSYQMQYSFKDGSIVDAVVFANKRIIPIDSKFSLENYNRILESHNPEDKRRYELSFIGDLKARIDETAKYVKPEENTMDFAFMFIPSEAVFYDLLINKVGVVTDDTNNLIHYAGKKKVIVVSPTSFLAYLQTVLQGLRNQKISEQAQEIIKEVERLGKHLSTYSEYMKRLGNHLGTTVGSYNKAGKEFEKIDKDVVKIAGGKSQIKIKQLDRPREQD
- a CDS encoding sodium:calcium antiporter, whose product is MTFVYILIFIISVLLLFWAGTFIIDSLMRIAKFLRWKEFVVAFFVIAIASSIPNFFVGISSALHGIPQLSFGDVVGGNIVDLTVAVALVVLITKGLPTTSNLIQVSSLFTILIAILPVVLILDGTLGRVDGILLIGFFFFYVFWLFSKKERFIKVYDGQKLPIVKELKTFFKDIGRVAIGIILLLLGAEGIVRSASFFAISFNLSLPIIGVLIVGTGNALPEIYFAIASARKGRTRMILGDLMGSVIIAATLVLGTVALIHPIEISDFSPFAIARLFLIISAIFFFFFIRTGRKITRKEALFLLLIYLIFLVSEIFFT